A stretch of DNA from Roseofilum reptotaenium CS-1145:
ACTTGATGCATACCAGCTTCAACAGGACTTGACCTAGGCATTCTTGCGGCGCTTGGACGCAGCAACCAGACCGCCAATGGCAGCTAAACCGAGGAGAGTGGAAGGTTCGGGAACTTTAGCAGCAGGTTCACCTACGGTGAACTTGAAGTTGCGGGTGAAGGAGAATCCATCACCCGCATCAACTACACCAGATTGATAGGAACCTTGATCGAATTCACCTGCGGAACTGGGAGTACCAAAGCTGTAAGCGTAATTCCATTTTGTACCTCCGTCCAAGCTGTATTTAACGACTTCACTAGCCATCATTTGGGATAATACAGGGTAGAGTGGGTCGGCTACATTAAGTTGTAAACCGCTAGCGAAGGTGTTATGACCGGCTAATTCAAAGGAGTATTCGCCATTGTTGCTCGTAACAGATTGAATGTTGGGGTCGCTCAAACGTTGGAAAACATTTTTGGTGGACAAGAGAGGGTTGTTTTGAATATGCCCTAAAAGAGCAGCACCAGAGTTAATGCCAATGTTTAATGCATTGAACTGAGCTGTATAAGCGCTATAAATTCCGTTAGTCCAGGCAGTTCCCAAGCCACCTAACCAGTCAGCTTGACCGACGGAACCAAAGGTGATGCTGCCGTCGGTGAAGTTAGCGGTTAAGGTTGAGGGGGTTTCATTTGCCCAGCCATAGTCGATGTTGTCATCTAGCTCAACGTTACCTGTATTTCCCAGAGCGTCCATAATGGCTGCGCTGCCGTTGCTACCAGAAAGTTGAACTTGTCCGCCACCAATTTCTTCAAATACGCGAACATCTCCACTGGTGCTAACTCCAGTTAAAGTACCGGCAAATGCGGGAGCGCCGAGGACGCTAACACCGGCGACAACGGAAGCACCCATAGCAATTTTTTTCATAGTGTTAAACATAATCTCAAGCTCCTAGAATTCTGTAAGTGTGTTGGGTTGACTTGTAATTTTCAATAAGTTGTTGGGAACTTGCTATCCTCTCAACTGAGTCCCATCCTAAGTTGATATTTGGGGAAGCTATGTGACCGAGTTCACTAGAGCAACGTGATTGTTATTCTTTGGAGAAACTCTATTTTCTTCCTCGCTTTGGGTGGCTCAGTTTGGGGAAGTTATTGCCTTGCAACTTGCTCCTATCATAGCCTCAAACCCTTGACCTGTGGTGAAGTTAGGATGAAGATTACAACAAGTTTCTATAAAGTTTTCCAGGAAATTAAGATGCCATTTTCCGTATTTCTACGATTGCAAAAACTGGCTGATCCGAGTGGCAGCCTGTTGGAGAATGTGGGGGTCATGGACGAGGGCAAAACGGACAAAGCCCTCTCCAGAAGGGCCAAAACCAGCTCCAGGGGAGGCCGCTACCCCTGTAGTTTCCACGAGTTGGGTGCAAAACTTGACTGAGTGTTTTTCCCATTTCTTCGGTAATTTGGCCCAGACAAACATGGTGGCAGCGGAGGGAGAAATCGGCCAACCTATGTCGTCCATGGCACGAATAAAGGCATCGCGACGCTGTTGAAAGCGGTTAATCGTGGTCTGGATATGGGTTTGGGAGCCTTGGAGGGCGGCGATCGCCCCATTAAAGATGCCTTGGTACTGATTAAAGTCTACCACTGCTTTGACTTGGCGCAATCCAGCTATCAATTGGGGATTGCCGATCGCATAACCCACCCGAAATCCACCCATACTATAGGTTTTGGAGAAGGAGAACAATTCGATGGAGATAGCTTTATCGGGGTCGGCTTGGAGGACGGAAGGAGATGCAGGTTTGCCATCAAAGACAAATTCGGCATAGGGTGCATCGTGGACGAGAGCGATATTGTGGCGCAAACATAGGTCTACCGCTTCTTTGAAGAAGGATAAGGGCGCAGTGGCAGAGGTTGGATTATGAGGATAGTTGAGAACCATCATCCGCGCTTTGTCTAAAACAGAGGGGGGAATATCCCTAAAGTCGGGTAAAAATCCATTCTCTTCTCGCAACGGGAGAGTGTAGATGTCTCCCCCGGCAAAGCAAACCCCACCATAGTGAGACGGATAGCCCGGATCGAGCAAAATAGCGATATCTCCAGGGTTAAGGATGGCTAGAGGAAGATGAGCCGTGCCTTCTTGAGAACCAATTAAAGCCAGGACTTCCGTTTCTGGATCGACGGGAATGTTGTATTTATCGGTGTACCACTTCCCACAGGCTTGGCGGAATGGTAGGGTACTGTTGAACAGTTGATAGCCATGGGTGCGGGTATCGGGGAGAGTTTGGGCGATCGCCTCGATCACCTGGGGGGCAGTGGGTTGATCGGACGATCCCAAGGATAAATCAATGACTTCTAAACCCGCAGCTCTGGCTTTCCCTTTGCCGCGATCCATATCGGCAAAGACATTATGTTCAAATGATTTGAGGCGATCGGCAAAACGAATCATGAGGTAGGGAATGGGGGGATGGGTTACAGGTGGGGCTGGATCATGTCCACTAATTTTTGTTTGGTGAGTGCCCCTTCATCAGCAGCGATAAGCTCTCCAGACTTGAACAGGCGCAGTCCTGGAACGCCCTCTACTTTATACTTATCTACCGCTTTAGGATTGGGGTCTACTTCCATTTTTACGACTTTGAGGCGATCGCCATATTCGCTGGCAATTTGATCAATTGAAGGACTCACTAAGCGACAAGGACCACACCAACTCGCCCAAAAGTATACTAGTACAGGTTTAGAGGCTTGGAGGACTTCAGATTGAAATTGATCGTCGGTAATCGTAATTGCGGTACTCATAAACAATCACAGCAGTTCTGGAAACGACCTATTTTAGGTTAGGTTAGGTTATTATACCCCGATCCGGGACTTTCTTTTTGATCAACTAAAATTAGAGCTTCTTTCCATGAATCCTATTGTTGCCTCTGAGCTGAACACGTTTACAGAAGAGACTTCTATCCGTACGATCCAAGCGCTCCAAGAGGAAGCGATCGCAACTCCCTTAAGTCCCGAACCTATTGTTACGTCCTATCTCCATCAAGGCAACGGCGGTACTCCGATTGTCTTATTGCCTGGGTTTGACAGTTCGGTGTTAGAGTTTCGGCGATTATACCCTCTGCTAGCGGATCGTCAGGAGACTTGGGCGATCGATTTATTCGGGTTTGGGTTTACCGAAAGACGGCCCAATTTACCCGTGAATCCAGAAGCAATTAAGGTTCATTTACATTCAGTTTGGCAAACTCTGATTCAAGAACCGGTGATTTTAGTCGGCGTTTCCATGGGAGGTGCAACGGCGATCGATTTTAGCCTTAGCTATCCCGAAGCCGTAGAACAGTTAGTGTTAATTGATAGTGCCGGATTTGCTAACGGTCAGGCTATTACCGCACAATGGTTAAAACCCCT
This window harbors:
- a CDS encoding NF038130 family PEP-CTERM protein, translated to MFNTMKKIAMGASVVAGVSVLGAPAFAGTLTGVSTSGDVRVFEEIGGGQVQLSGSNGSAAIMDALGNTGNVELDDNIDYGWANETPSTLTANFTDGSITFGSVGQADWLGGLGTAWTNGIYSAYTAQFNALNIGINSGAALLGHIQNNPLLSTKNVFQRLSDPNIQSVTSNNGEYSFELAGHNTFASGLQLNVADPLYPVLSQMMASEVVKYSLDGGTKWNYAYSFGTPSSAGEFDQGSYQSGVVDAGDGFSFTRNFKFTVGEPAAKVPEPSTLLGLAAIGGLVAASKRRKNA
- the trxA gene encoding thioredoxin codes for the protein MSTAITITDDQFQSEVLQASKPVLVYFWASWCGPCRLVSPSIDQIASEYGDRLKVVKMEVDPNPKAVDKYKVEGVPGLRLFKSGELIAADEGALTKQKLVDMIQPHL
- a CDS encoding alpha/beta fold hydrolase; translation: MNPIVASELNTFTEETSIRTIQALQEEAIATPLSPEPIVTSYLHQGNGGTPIVLLPGFDSSVLEFRRLYPLLADRQETWAIDLFGFGFTERRPNLPVNPEAIKVHLHSVWQTLIQEPVILVGVSMGGATAIDFSLSYPEAVEQLVLIDSAGFANGQAITAQWLKPLVYGAAKFLRQSWVRQSVAVQAYYDRKWASVDARLCGALHLKMPYWTEAMVSFTLSGGYNNMADKVRKVTHPTLILWGEGDRILGTADVPKFQNAIPHAKVIWIEQSGHTPHLEQPQKTAQLILEHCSQPSLRLR
- a CDS encoding LL-diaminopimelate aminotransferase — its product is MRFADRLKSFEHNVFADMDRGKGKARAAGLEVIDLSLGSSDQPTAPQVIEAIAQTLPDTRTHGYQLFNSTLPFRQACGKWYTDKYNIPVDPETEVLALIGSQEGTAHLPLAILNPGDIAILLDPGYPSHYGGVCFAGGDIYTLPLREENGFLPDFRDIPPSVLDKARMMVLNYPHNPTSATAPLSFFKEAVDLCLRHNIALVHDAPYAEFVFDGKPASPSVLQADPDKAISIELFSFSKTYSMGGFRVGYAIGNPQLIAGLRQVKAVVDFNQYQGIFNGAIAALQGSQTHIQTTINRFQQRRDAFIRAMDDIGWPISPSAATMFVWAKLPKKWEKHSVKFCTQLVETTGVAASPGAGFGPSGEGFVRFALVHDPHILQQAATRISQFLQS